A window of Benincasa hispida cultivar B227 chromosome 9, ASM972705v1, whole genome shotgun sequence genomic DNA:
gaacaatacaacatagtccaactatgtgtgaatacctctcggaccaagagaaggtgtgtggcgccacatcgttcaagccccggaatcagcccttaagagagccatctatctacttacccctgcctcggggaaggagtgaattccatcttgtgtagctgagttcccagctttcaaatcagacgaatccctaaaatggtagtttgatcgacgatctggccactctgtctcatacaaatcaaaggactaccctcaattggtaagagttcccaactcactcaggattgaggttatgtttacctatgtcatcctagtgaagtgaagtctctgtcatgaacggtgttatataacgagaacgttaatacttcgtggtcaggtcttatacaaaatttttgtataggacgccctcgctcgcatgtccccaacacgaataaTCAGGATAAGACCATCTATGATAAGTCACAgcatttgtgaccattctacaaagagggccgcatccgtagcgttaccaggataagattttcctcctatattcatatactacagaccattttggttatcactcaaaacatgatccacttgtatgtcaccacatacatgcttgagtcacatacagataaccagagattttatgtttattggtttgtggtaaagcaaattaaaacaattaaccgagcaaaatacaagatgtgaagtaaatatcatatattaacaacacaagtgttcgtacatactgtttacaaactacatgacacgagaatttagggcatcaaccccaacaactacaagggtaaaacggtaatttgacccagctgtagttacgagcgatttgtgaagggttaactcattgttgattggttatatccgtggacacaaaaatatatctacagtgcgaagagtgcagctatcagtctttagtggactgtctagtagttaatgaatattgattactttaattaaagagtttgattaattaatcttatattattggagcttctaatctgtaggtccataaggtcccttgttAACACACtaaagaaaaagatgaatggtttgaattgttcaaatcaatcgATGGAATAACATATTAATGAGGTTAATAtgaatggttaattatagatctaatctataattaagagaaaaatatttgaataggattcaagTATTAAATgcttatgaatttgattcataaacaattaattagttaattttgagaggtgttgacaaataaatatatgatgtttattaattaattaaatatattaaattagatttaatatgattatttaattaatgacctaattaatttaataatggttatttagttaaattagcCCTAAGGGAAATTTTGGAAAGCTATGGAGAAAGTCTTcatataaattcatttttttgcCTAAATTAGTGGCAATGATTTTCATTTGATGAAACCTTAGCCTCCAAATCattttcctctcaaaatttCACTTCTCCATATTCTatattcttcttcctcaaccaaGGTGGGAGAGACCACTCTTCTCCCCTTGtttcctagagaataacaaggtctCACTTACGGTAGTGTCTATTGTTTGTTGGAGAATCGTTCCGGAGAAGACAGCGAGAAAATTGTGAAGAGATTAGATTCAACGAAGGTATGTGATATTATTCTtcccttttcttctctcttctaaACATGTTGATCTGAATGTTTGTCCATTATCCATTTTTGTTATTGctgtattttgtttcttttaaaccAAAAATGAAAATGTAAGGTGTTCACACGCTTCTCtcgggattcaatccctttagGGATAAGGTtaagtaccttatcctgatgacactatggatacgacccactttgtatttgatacaaacgcaatgatccaatgcaTTCGTGTGAGTGATATTCAAGTGGAGctattctatgcaatgagtttgcataagaccggaccgcgaaatagcaaccactagatgtaacaccgttgactagttaggtttctatttcaataggatgacctaggcaacttagtcttaatcttaaGTGTATTATGAATTCTTGCTCATGAGTgattgttctttgatttgtatgggtgagagtagtcagttcgccaactcaataagcctaccattttgcgGACAAGACCgaatggggagctgggaacataataatacaagatggaattcactccttctcgacttagggtaagtaaataagtgttcccttaagtagtgttttcgggacttgaacaaagggtcatGCCCTCTCActggtccgagaggggtttctgtttaatggttagaccataaacagGCTATTCATTAAAGGAAccctggtacttaaggatacagaggtaacctaaggataaaacggtaatttgacctaataagtgttacgaacactcgtgaatgactaacttgttgttattggtaaTATATCCGTgtacacataaatatatttacagtgagaagagtgcagttgtgggttcTTAGTGGAgcgtacccacagttaacgaatattgattaatttggttaatgagtttagccaattaatcttatatcgtcggagttctgatctgtaggtccaccaggtcctcttgttagctcactaaaggctattaatgaggaatgatttgaattgttcaaatcaattaagaaaattatatattgatatgattaatgtataattaattataaatgtgatctataattcaaattatgtaaaagagatatatttgaatgagattcaaatattagatttataagAATTGGATtcctaaagagatgtatacatataaatatgtaaattaactctatattaaatatgatttaatatagttatttaattgattaattaatagttaattaattgattaagaaatggTAGAGAGGCGGAAGAATATAAACATcttatgtttatatatattaattaatcaattttatattaaattaaatttaatatatggttatttaattaatgtactaattaataaaatattatttaaataaagagttatttaattaattggtatCAAAGGGTACAAAGGTAAATGCTTGGAGAAGGGGTAAACCATTCTCCATGTGTAATCATCTTATTAGCTCATTTAgggaaaaaattgtttttggtGAAAAATATACCATAGCCTCcacaaattattttcctttataCACTATCTCTACAATCTCTctacatctttctttttcaagtgTTGGAGACCACTAATCCAACTCTTGGAATCCTAAAAAATAACAAAGTTATTCTCGTGGTAGTGTCGGTGATCGTTGAGGAGACGTTCGTTCAAAGAACAAGAGGAATTTCAAGGAGCTTAGGATTTTGCAATGAAGGGATCGAACCTCGCAGCAGAAACGTTTGTGTGAGAATGTCTTGCATTCtgcaattcaatttttacataaacaaattcattatactaaaacaaaatataaacatgtaaattagtaTGCTTTGGGGAAAAaattagaaccattcttacctttgtagattcccaagtttTACAAACAATCCTCACGAAGTTCCAACGAACGGCTCCTCCAACGATATTGATCACGAAGGATTTCTTAAACCACCTTGAATACTACCATGAGGGTAACCTCGtaattctctaggattccaatagagggataagtggtatccaactattgggagagggagaggagaaaaggaTTTTGGAGAGTAGAAATGACTCTCTTTGTGGTTTAGggaaaattttgcacaataacacttgtATGTTGTGTATTGTCAATCTCTGTGTCTCCCAAAGAGGTCGTAGGGAGGCTTTTATATAGAGAAGAGTCAAGCTCTTTTCTACTTCCTttttccacaattaattaattaaataacacgtatttaattaattggctcaaataattaaataacacttatttaattaattagcataattaaataacattaatgtaatttaatttaatgtatatatatatatatatttaattatcataaacatcgtaggtatatgtgcaatacctctctattagttaattctttatgaatctaattcacttgaattaattaattgaattttattcaaatattactttagaatttaatttgaattatagatcatattcataatcaattatatattaatcacattaatatatggtttccttaaattgatttgaacaattcaaattatccctcttaAATATCATCTAGTGACCTAACAAGGAGACCTGGtagacctgtagatcagaaacTTCAATggtatgagattaattggctaaactcattagccaagttaatcaatattcgttaactgtggtaCATTTGACTAAAAACTCacaactgtactcttctcactacagatatatttctatgtcaacaGATATAGTctaataacagcaagttagttcTTCACAAGTGTTTATAACTCCAACtagatcaaattaccattttacccttgggttacctttgATTCCTTAAGTATCTCtgatcaaattaccgttttaccctcgatagctcaataggattaaatgagaatcaatttttggattaatttgaattgttcaaatttattaaggaaattaattatatgtgatataattgattaattttaattatatatagtataattactataatatatttgatacattatattaatttgtgagaataaataaatatttgaatatgattcaaatattaattatatgaattagattcatataattaaattttatgtaaatgtgatttatattaaaaggcATTGGTAAGagaaaattgaatattaaattttatcatattatatttatattgaattatatgttatatcaaatataacatataacctatagttttaatatcaaatataacaatataaactatagtttcttttctctattttatgacatttaatataaatcatatttatattaaatttaacaactatgaatcatattcatagataatatattttaatctcattcaaatatattatatatgaatatgacattcaaatatttatttcctcccattaaactataatgtatcaaatacattatgataattatatcatatataattgaaacaatttaattatatcccttttattaatttgaataattcaaattaacccaaaaaccgattatcaactaaatccttttgagctaccaagggaaccttatggacctacaacttgaagctccaacagtacatgaataattaattaaactctttaattacattattcaccgtCTGTTAAccgtcggacactccactaaagatcgacaactgcactcttcgtactacagatatatttatgtgtccattggatataaccaatcaccagtacgatgaccattcacgaatttcttgtaagtacagctgggccaaaataccattttgcccctatagttacatttaactccttaaataccactgatccctctaatgaacaatagatcatactCCTACTATGACTCAACTCctttcgggccaggagaggatgtggtgccacattgttcaagacccaaaataagtccttaagggagcaatttatctacttacccttgcttcggggaagaagtgaattccatcttgtgtagttgtgttcctagctccccaatcatacgaattcccaaagtggtaggcttgTCGAGTCAGCGACCTGGCAACTCTcacttatacaaatcaaaggaccgccttcataagcaggagttcacaactcactcaggattcaggtcatgttacctatggtcatcctggtgaatgtaagtttctattataaaagatgttatataatgaaactaaatatttcgtggttcggtcttatacaaactcctttgtatataatatccccgctcgcatgtctaatatatgaatgatcaggatcagattatttgtagcactttacaacaattgtaacacctacaaagcagaccatacttgtaatgtcaccaggataaggtacccggccttatccatctactacagaccacttaggttatcacttaaacatgatccacttgtatgtctccacatatatgtttaagttacaatgataaccttggatgttaatttattggtttatggttaatacaactaaaatatcacatattttatagaaaaagtgaataaaatatcatatattattaatcacataagagtttgttcatacaatgtttacaaactataggaccctacgagatttagggcagcAACCCCAACActaatgatacttgattaattaattaaactctttaattaaattaatcaacatttattaactgccgaccattaaagatcgacaactgcattcttctcattatagatatatttctatgtccattggatataaccaatcaacaacacGTTAACCCTTTACAGATTGCTCgcaagtacaattgggccaaaattaccattttacctctgtagttccatttaactccttaagtatcacaatctatctaatgaataattagtcatagtcccatTACAACTAGACCTCTCTCTGGCCAGTGAGAGAGTGGGAGTCtatattgttcaagactcggaattagtccttaagggagcagttcatctacttaccttaacaaagaaaataagtaaattcaatcttatgtagttgagtttccCGCTCTCcactcagacgaatccccaaaatggtaggcttattgagtcgatgaatCTAAGCACTCTCACCCACATAAATCAAAGGGTCGTCTTCATACGCAAGAATTTGTAACTCAcacaggattaaggtcaaatcacctatggtcatcctaatgaaatgtaagtctcttctagcaagatgttataaagagagactaatcatttcgaggtccggtcttatacaaactctttgtataggataccccgctcacatgtctccacacgaGTGATCatgatcatatcatttataacactttacaacaattgtaacaataacaaagtaggtcgtattcaTAATGTCATtaagataagatacccaaccttatccatctacaatAGAccgttcaggttattacttaaacatgatccacctatatgtctccacatacatgtttaaattacacaaaataacctaagatcttagtttattggattgagtcaGTTTACGtaaaataacaatttgtttacagatgtttacaaactaagaGAATAtaaaagatttaggacaccaatcctgaCACGTTGTGCACAATGTGAAATAACAAACAGACCAGTTGTatcaaatgactatttttcctCATACGATTCAATCATGAGACGATGTATCACACCTGATGGCACTTACTATTATTACATAGTAAGAGTTTTATTGTCTTACTTTCCCAAATGtatgatatgaatattatttaatattaattttttcatcatacaaaataattttgttcaagatGTTTAATAGTATTTAGTACAACATAATTTACTAGATTTGGGTTCAATGTATGACCAAACCTTGGTAAAtgtagaaagtattattcaacagacaagacgactcaatgttgctgacattGATCGAAGATGTATTCGTCCTAAATAACAACGACAACAAGGCAAAGCTAATCTAGAGGCACACGAAGACGACCACCATGTAGAAAATTTAGCGACTCGTAATTCAAACTTTTAGTTTCATATGAACTTCTatcttgaaattaaaaaaactaatgaaattacATTCTATCATGAGACGCTAAATCTAGTAAATGAGTATGAtataaaagattaagaacaaAACAAGCAAGAAAGAAAATTGTTAGTTAAAAactgggaaaaaaaaataaactaaaatcgtCCACGAGTTTGGTCCTTTGATCAGTCAGCATGGCCGACATGGCAACCATCTAGTGTCCACGGTGTGCTGATTGGATAAAACCATAATTATGTAACGGGTACACGATTATTCCCCCACACAAAACTATcctatttttgtaaatacttTTTCCTTCCATCCTACTTTCGAAATTTCTTTCCTATGTACCCCATTGTTgtcattacttttaaaaatcacATTATTCTTGAATTTAACCTAACAATAGTTTTGTGTCTCACTTGTACAACGTGTAAGGTACCTTATTTATAATCGaaaatattcatatataaaaattttgacCCCTAAACTTACCAAATTGTATAAATTTTAActctaaattttctttttaatcaaattacaCCTCAAACTTACATAAATGTTGTAATCTTAACCTAAATCTTTGAAAAGTATTGCAATTCCAACCTTCTAATAAATCATCgatacaaatattaattaaaaaaatgttctcTCTTCTCTGTTCCATTGAAGGATCTTTGTCCTTTTTTTTATGATCTATGTgcattttcttttaatcttaaaataaaAGGAATATGCATTGTCATTGTCTCATGAGTGATAAATGCAATGCAAGCCCAACTTCCCTAACCAAAAAGCTCAAAAAAGTTGTAAACTTCTAGAAaaccttttatttaaaaaatgtaccACTTGAATATTTTTCCACATTGACTTGCATTGGGTTACAAGATATAAGCTAGTCAACCTAGGTCATTCCAAACTTCCACCCAACCAAAAAGTgtgcaaaaaaaataaaaaaaaccccaaattttagttttatccCATGGACAATCTAGGTTTAAATCTTGcttcaatttctaaatttttaaaattattctacTTCCatttataaacttttaaaacatgCATTTTCATTCCTACCctaatatcaaaatatttactcttaatattttttaaaaaaattatcattttaattcttatatCTCTTATTtctttgtgagtttttttttttttttttttaaaaaaacataattgtGAGTATATGTATCATCGTATATTGACACTCTTATTGCATCAAAACCATTATAATGGATGCACTAAACTAagatttctttttcccttttcttttagtttaacAACATATATGTAACGAGGGTAGGGATCTAAACACACACTTTGTAGATATAAATGTCTTAACCAATTAGATTATATgtttcaaatttgataatagGTTGAGATACTATTTTAATTCCCGTATTATcaaaatttttccattttaatctctatactttctaatgtctaattttattatatatactttctaatgtctaattttattatatatactttcaataaatctgaagtctgtttttttttaatttcttatcaataaaaaaatagtctcaattaatataaattgtgaaaatatatttacatttgtCATAGGaaaagtattattatttaatcaattttgataaaaattaactttaaataaactaatataTTTGTTGATAATAAAAAAGTAAACTTAAATAATTGATAGTATATAAACTAATGGAATATAATTAAAAGTACTCCTTTGACAATAATTTTACATatactttaagaaaaaaaaatacattttctagACAGttgaatggattttttttttcaaacacaGTAATGACACACTTAGAGAAATCAAAAATCAATctcaaacataaattaaaaagggaaaaaaaaaacaaaaatccttCAATAATGTCCATTTCTTTATAATTCCTTCAACAGATTCTCCCTGTGATTTCTACAAAGAAACCCTTTTAAAACCACTAATTTCTTCTTAAACCCTTCAGAATATGAATCAGATTCAACAAAATCAATTGTATCACATTCTTCAACAATTGTCCTTAAACTCGTAACAATAAAAATCCAAGTTGCCGTACACAAAATAGCACAAATTCTTCCCCAAAGTACCATCATCGCCAATGTCATCATCAAAACCGACACCGCCGCCGCTGATCGGTACCGTTGGCTCGTTTCACCGTTCTTTGACTTTAACCCGTCCCGCTTGCTCCCCGGCCATTCGTTGTTCCGGTTTCTTCGGGCCGGGTTCGGTGGAGGGAATGATAAAGAGTGTGATATGGTGGGTGTCTTCAGGTTGGTggatttcaaattctttttaggTGAGGCGGGTTGAGTGAACCGGACCGATCGAAACGACTCGAGTTTTTTGGTTAATGAGAACCTTGATTGACTTTGATCGGCGGGTTTCTTTCGCGAGTTTGATTGTTCACAACTTtctttgatgattttttctGCAATGATGTCattttttacctaatttttttttaaaaaacaaaatttagaaataacaGAATTAATACAGATTTTTtaaaaggttaaattacaagtttatttATTAAGACAAATCGTATTAGTAATCACAAGATTTATAGTTCGAATCCTCTTATCCctaataatattaaaaagaattaCAAGTTTATTCTATGAAAGTTCATGGTTGTGtctattaaactttaaaaaagtttCAAGCTAGTAGTTtactaaacttttaattttgtgtctaataagttATTGAGTTGTatttaacatttattaaaattaatgaatcgGTTagaaccaaatttaaaaatttaatgtgaTAGTAAATCCTAAGCtcaattttatgtctagtaaatctgttaattaaaaaaatgtaaaaatgtaataacttatttgatattttccacctatctcataaaattcaaagagactaattaaatatattttaaagttaaaaaaaattgaaggcaTATGCATAAAGTTTGGGatttctaaatttataatttaacttatttataaatatgataattactttttataattaggataaattcaatttcaattggatgaatatcttacaagttatttatttttgttaactCTATTACTTGATTAAATTCGATCACCACTCCATTCAAAGTTTGATGTGACATAATACATTGAATAATTTGATGTAGAATAGATTTTGTAGATAACTAGACACATTAATTAGTTGATATGTCATATTAATGTTCTTTTAAAGATATTAAAAGAATAggctaaattttagaaaaatataaaattatacgTATTTTATCATTAATCTCTCGTATATCTaactatataaaattaatatacattatttCACCCATATGCTAATATGGGTTATAGCTTGATTATTATAAGAATTACAATATTGTCCAAAACgataaagattaaaaatttgaatcacTCACCTCAAATTGTTagactaaaaaaaagaaaaagactatTTCACCCCTCCATAAGTTTTTCTTCAGGTCTCATGCTTATTCAATAAAtgcaattaataaattttgatatcTTTTAACGAGATAAGTCAAAGTTAATACAAAGTAAATGAACATAagtaaattacatttttttgttatttccttCCAGCAATTGAATTCATTTTAATTCCACAATTTAGTTGGGATAGGAAATTTTCCGTTGCTATAGTATATAAATGggttgaaattatattttagtcCTTTGAATTctattctatttttgtttctaaactttaaaaaacgtTAATTTTCGtgcttaaatttttaaaaaaatgtttattttagtctCTGCTATTAAAATGATGTTAACTCTTTAACATAAATGTGAGAGAACTTTTATTTTTGGATGACTATGCTCAGCAAGATAAAGGTGAAGTATAATGTTAACAACTAACATGTCAAAATATTGAAGgaccaaaattttgaactaaaaatgtCTTTAAAATTCTCTTcaccttattcaaaattgaaacttcagattatttaatgtaactaACTTATTTGGTAGTGTggtcataaataaatataaatcactTCACCATTTTGTTAAAGAGTCAACACGATCTTAATTTAACAATGATCAAAATAAGttgtttttaaaagtataaggactaaaacAAACCATAttcaaagtttagggaccaaaataaaacaatattcaaagttcaaggactaaaataaatacttttaaaaattggacCAAAATACAACATTGTTGGAAGTTTAGGTAGGGGTGTAAATAGATCGGTGTCGGTTTTGGGAGAAAATCGGCACCGAAAACCGACTAAAGAAAGAGTGAAATTCGCCCGACCATCGGTTGGTTTGGtctttgatttctttctttttttaagaggACTCATGAATGAAAAAGAATGATGAATTGATAATGTGTTATTGTTAGGTTAATAAAATTAgcaacttttttaattttaaatcaatcatcttttttatgaaaaaatttaaataaattatgtaATGGGTTTGAAAATTAGacaacataaaaataataataaattaatattaaaatagtaggcttgaACTTGGGTCGTGGTAATGGACTTACTTTTAtacttagttttttttaaaaaaaaaattaatatatatatatattatattatatatatatatactatatattcgGTCGGTAGTCggttttcagatttttttttttttaggaaaactgAAAACCAACCAACCGATCCCTAACCCCAACCGACCTTATTTTGGTCAATTTTGATTGATTTGATGTAgaatcaaaataagatttaaacctatatatataacatttggCGAGCAATGaattgtaatttttcttttgtttaaaaagaaaaaaaaaaaaggaaaaattaaaatttccatgtttccatattaattttaaacaagaaTAAAAAGTTTCGAAGcaaaattattcacatacctcTTGCTGCCCAATGATCAACTCATCGCCGGTTCGATTTGTCACCACCGACACCGCGACGGCGAAATCTTCATTCGACGACTTACTAGTGGCGGTCGGAGCAATAGAAATCGAGGAGAGCCGGTCGGAATCAGGAATGGACCGGTTAATCTGGACCGGAAGAGAAGAGTGAACCGGCGGAGGCGGCTTTGAGTGAAAGCTCATCCAAGAAAACGGACGTTTACGCTGACCGGCGGAGGATTTGAGGGGCTTAAAGCGGCGAAGCTTGCCGGAAAATCCAAAGCAGGAGAGGAAAAAGTGAGGTTTGGATTTGGAATTTGAGGATTTGGCCATGGAAGAGAGAGAATCGAAGGTAAAGGTTTATTTTGGCATGAGAGTGCCTTGAAGACGACGATTGAAATGTACGCTTTTTATAatattcaataaataaatat
This region includes:
- the LOC120085350 gene encoding uncharacterized protein LOC120085350 isoform X1 — its product is MAKSSNSKSKPHFFLSCFGFSGKLRRFKPLKSSAGQRKRPFSWMSFHSKPPPPVHSSLPVQINRSIPDSDRLSSISIAPTATSKSSNEDFAVAVSVVTNRTGDELIIGQQEVKNDIIAEKIIKESCEQSNSRKKPADQSQSRFSLTKKLESFRSVRFTQPASPKKNLKSTNLKTPTISHSLSFPPPNPARRNRNNEWPGSKRDGLKSKNGETSQRYRSAAAVSVLMMTLAMMVLWGRICAILCTATWIFIVTSLRTIVEECDTIDFVESDSYSEGFKKKLVVLKGFLCRNHRENLLKEL
- the LOC120085350 gene encoding uncharacterized protein LOC120085350 isoform X2 → MAKSSNSKSKPHFFLSCFGFSGKLRRFKPLKSSAGQRKRPFSWMSFHSKPPPPVHSSLPVQINRSIPDSDRLSSISIAPTATSKSSNEDFAVAVSVVTNRTGDELIIGQQEKKSSKKVVNNQTRERNPPIKVNQGSH